From Haloarcula sp. CBA1127, a single genomic window includes:
- a CDS encoding inositol monophosphatase, which translates to MTDASHRAAVAERAARAGGVVAREQFRGDLSVDSKANKNDLVTETDRDAQRQVVATIRAEFPRDQFLCEEDLSTLAGPEADSEPEAVDSIPSSGAVWVIDPIDGTANYVRGMRLWGTVVSAVVDGEPVASVTYLPSYGDLYAAGPESVTRDGTELSVSVRTDPETFAVAPVGWWDRDDRDEFGRLCSAVGDRFGDIRRLGSFQATLAHVADGALEGLVCTRSMDPWDTIAGVHMVRQAGGTVTDLDGEPWTHDSDSVVASNGEAHEAFVAAGNEALTGD; encoded by the coding sequence ATGACAGATGCAAGCCACCGGGCGGCGGTTGCCGAGCGAGCAGCCCGCGCCGGCGGTGTCGTTGCCCGCGAGCAGTTCCGGGGCGACCTCAGTGTCGATTCGAAGGCCAACAAAAACGATCTCGTCACGGAGACGGACCGAGACGCCCAGCGGCAAGTCGTCGCCACGATCCGAGCGGAGTTCCCCCGTGACCAGTTCCTTTGTGAAGAGGACCTCTCAACGTTAGCTGGCCCGGAAGCTGACTCCGAGCCTGAAGCGGTCGATAGTATCCCAAGTAGCGGCGCTGTGTGGGTAATCGATCCGATCGACGGGACGGCGAACTACGTCCGTGGGATGCGTCTGTGGGGAACGGTCGTCAGCGCAGTTGTCGACGGTGAGCCGGTCGCATCGGTGACCTACCTCCCTTCGTATGGCGACCTCTACGCGGCTGGCCCCGAAAGCGTGACGCGAGACGGGACTGAACTTTCCGTGAGCGTACGAACCGACCCGGAGACCTTTGCCGTGGCCCCCGTCGGCTGGTGGGACCGTGATGACAGGGACGAATTCGGTCGGTTGTGTAGCGCTGTCGGCGACCGCTTCGGTGACATTCGGCGTCTGGGTTCGTTCCAGGCCACGCTGGCACACGTTGCCGACGGGGCGCTCGAAGGGCTCGTTTGTACGCGCTCGATGGACCCCTGGGATACGATCGCCGGCGTACACATGGTCCGACAGGCTGGCGGCACGGTCACTGACCTCGATGGCGAGCCCTGGACCCACGACAGCGATTCCGTCGTCGCCTCAAACGGCGAGGCACACGAGGCCTTCGTGGCGGCCGGCAACGAGGCACTCACTGGGGATTAA
- a CDS encoding DUF63 family protein, with protein METFDRAVDEYGPGQLWVGSFVAVLLVAVGAVMAAPQAVWDRFLWQYFWGPVYADAKSASCAEMTASGPQPLYEGCKAAIQEGRLIAEPGYTIVSEIGYMLILVYMLVGVYFLLERLDIAEDPKLYFAFVPFMLLGGALRTVEDATDRAVDAGVTPIVEYPLSSLIISPVIYGTVFLLTLLVLVACVDLEERGVVDSYYRTTGAIGGAFVAVTILYLTFVALTREYATLYPSVLITTVALASALSYGLYRLFESYRPALNDGTGYIGLLVIWGHAIDGVANVLLADWLDALNVPLTYYPKHPANEFIIAATEALQPAGLSAAIGTSWPFLIVKLAVASLVVSLFNQEFIDDSPRYALLLLIAVTAVGLGPGSRDMLRATFGI; from the coding sequence ATGGAAACGTTCGATCGAGCCGTCGATGAGTACGGGCCCGGCCAGCTCTGGGTGGGCTCTTTCGTTGCAGTCCTCCTCGTTGCGGTCGGAGCCGTTATGGCTGCTCCACAGGCCGTCTGGGATCGGTTCCTCTGGCAATACTTCTGGGGGCCGGTGTACGCCGACGCCAAGTCGGCCAGCTGTGCCGAAATGACTGCATCCGGCCCACAACCGCTGTACGAGGGCTGTAAAGCGGCTATACAGGAAGGCCGGCTCATCGCAGAACCGGGGTACACTATCGTCTCAGAGATCGGCTACATGCTGATTCTGGTGTACATGCTTGTCGGTGTCTACTTCCTCCTTGAGCGACTGGACATCGCCGAAGACCCGAAGCTCTACTTCGCGTTCGTCCCGTTCATGCTGCTCGGCGGCGCGTTGCGGACTGTCGAGGATGCGACCGACCGCGCGGTCGACGCCGGAGTCACACCCATCGTCGAGTACCCGCTGAGTTCGCTCATCATCAGTCCCGTCATCTACGGGACGGTGTTCCTGCTGACGCTGCTCGTCCTCGTCGCCTGCGTGGATCTCGAAGAGCGTGGGGTCGTCGACAGCTACTACCGGACGACCGGCGCTATCGGCGGGGCTTTTGTCGCCGTGACGATTCTGTATCTCACATTTGTCGCGCTCACACGCGAGTACGCGACGCTGTACCCGTCAGTCCTCATCACGACTGTCGCACTGGCGTCGGCGCTGTCGTACGGTCTGTATCGCCTGTTCGAGTCCTACCGACCGGCGCTGAACGACGGAACTGGCTATATCGGCCTGCTGGTCATTTGGGGCCACGCAATCGACGGTGTTGCGAACGTTCTGCTGGCCGACTGGCTCGACGCGCTCAATGTTCCGCTAACGTACTATCCGAAACACCCGGCCAACGAGTTCATCATTGCGGCTACCGAGGCACTCCAGCCGGCCGGTCTCTCCGCGGCTATCGGCACTTCATGGCCGTTCTTGATTGTCAAGCTCGCCGTCGCCTCGCTGGTCGTCTCGCTGTTCAATCAGGAGTTCATCGACGACAGCCCGCGGTACGCACTGCTGTTGCTCATCGCCGTTACCGCCGTCGGCCTCGGGCCGGGCTCGCGGGATATGCTGCGGGCGACGTTCGGTATCTGA
- a CDS encoding YcaO-like family protein produces the protein MRTVEVVGRGPAVDALAAFLADIDVSVAQPSTPADSSGNLAIVVDTVGSERFAAWNNRAKDAGTPWVAVELGGVGGVPVSDAAISGFGPETGCFDCLRTRVEATVDDTEEVTEAPAAATQRFAGALAGRLVTQFLDGDTALLGTVTELPHTQRRFLPVPGCDCGGTQNYPLADGRQTAPDSEALSRAELGLDDRVGIATEVGEVESFPAPYYLSTLADTAGFSDVSAAAKAAGVAIDWDTAFMKALGENYERYAAGVYREENLRHGTVADVPAAVTPDAFVRDEVEWDESNALPWVPAENLLTDEQRSLPAETVHYPPPSDAVRPATTTGLGLGNTVTEALLTGLYEVIERDAAMLSWYSTFEPLRVAVNDHERYDTLRRRAASEGLDVTALLLTQDVDVPVITVALAQDEWPRFALGTDADLNPGAAAVGALEEALQNWMELDSMGPEAAMDAQGAIGRYAKSPGEAADLTAAETAVPLDSLGPDADLSGEAELETLCDRATDAGLAPYGTRLTTRDLEQLGFEAVRVVCPSAQLLFFGESFFGERAEAVPADLGFEPRLDRDHHPFP, from the coding sequence ATGCGAACTGTCGAAGTCGTCGGGCGTGGACCGGCTGTCGATGCACTTGCCGCGTTTCTCGCCGATATCGACGTTTCAGTAGCACAGCCGTCGACACCGGCGGACAGCAGTGGCAACCTCGCCATCGTCGTCGATACCGTCGGTTCGGAGCGGTTTGCGGCGTGGAACAACCGGGCGAAAGACGCTGGCACGCCGTGGGTCGCCGTCGAACTGGGCGGCGTCGGCGGCGTCCCGGTGAGTGACGCCGCGATTAGTGGGTTTGGACCTGAAACCGGCTGTTTCGACTGTCTACGGACGCGGGTCGAGGCGACGGTCGATGACACCGAGGAAGTCACAGAAGCCCCGGCAGCAGCCACGCAACGATTCGCGGGAGCGCTGGCTGGTCGACTGGTGACCCAGTTTCTCGACGGTGACACTGCCCTCCTCGGGACTGTCACGGAACTCCCGCACACCCAGCGGCGGTTCCTCCCGGTCCCGGGCTGTGACTGTGGCGGGACACAGAACTATCCTCTCGCCGACGGTCGGCAGACGGCCCCCGACAGCGAGGCGCTATCGCGGGCGGAACTGGGCCTTGACGACCGGGTCGGTATCGCCACGGAGGTCGGTGAGGTCGAATCGTTCCCCGCTCCGTACTACCTGTCAACGCTCGCCGATACCGCCGGATTCAGCGACGTGTCGGCCGCCGCCAAGGCCGCCGGTGTTGCCATCGACTGGGACACAGCATTCATGAAAGCGCTGGGCGAGAACTACGAGCGGTACGCGGCCGGCGTCTACCGAGAAGAGAATCTACGGCACGGGACAGTCGCCGATGTGCCGGCTGCTGTCACACCCGATGCGTTCGTCAGGGATGAGGTCGAGTGGGACGAATCGAATGCACTCCCTTGGGTTCCTGCCGAGAACCTGCTGACCGACGAGCAGCGGTCGCTGCCCGCCGAAACCGTCCACTATCCGCCGCCATCGGACGCTGTCAGACCAGCAACGACAACTGGGCTGGGGCTTGGAAACACCGTCACGGAGGCCTTGCTGACCGGGCTGTACGAGGTCATCGAGCGTGACGCCGCGATGCTGTCGTGGTACTCGACGTTCGAGCCGCTCCGGGTGGCCGTCAACGACCACGAGCGGTACGACACGCTCCGACGGCGCGCGGCGTCTGAGGGCCTCGACGTGACGGCGCTGTTACTGACACAGGACGTGGACGTGCCAGTCATCACTGTCGCACTGGCACAGGACGAGTGGCCGCGCTTCGCGCTCGGGACCGACGCGGATCTGAACCCGGGTGCGGCCGCCGTCGGCGCGCTGGAGGAGGCGCTCCAGAACTGGATGGAACTCGACAGCATGGGTCCCGAGGCGGCCATGGACGCACAGGGCGCTATCGGGCGCTACGCCAAATCGCCCGGTGAGGCGGCCGACTTGACGGCTGCGGAGACGGCGGTCCCGCTGGACTCGCTTGGCCCTGATGCGGACCTCTCTGGCGAGGCAGAGCTAGAGACGTTGTGTGACCGGGCGACCGACGCGGGGCTCGCTCCGTACGGGACACGGCTGACGACGCGCGACCTCGAACAGCTCGGGTTCGAGGCGGTTCGAGTCGTTTGTCCGTCGGCACAGCTGCTGTTCTTCGGTGAGTCGTTCTTCGGCGAGCGGGCCGAAGCCGTCCCGGCCGACCTTGGCTTCGAACCGCGACTCGACCGGGATCACCATCCGTTCCCCTAA